The DNA window CGAGATATATATAAATACGTACAAGTGCGAAGGCGCCGGCGGCGATGGCGCCGGCCTCGCCGAGGCgctgcttgtgcttgtgctccttctcctccttcttgtacttctcgtACTCGTCCTCGCCGGTGGTCACCACCTCGGCAGTCACGGTTTCGGAGTACCCGTACTCCCCGGTGGGCTGCTCCTCGTCCTTCTTGTGGTGGTGCAAGAAGTGGTGGTGCTTCTCCTCCGACATGGCTGCCGCCCGAGCTAGCTACCTGGTCAGCTGCAGGTTGCTATACTAGCTAGCTAGTGTGGCTTAACCGGGGGAGGGATAGTACTACACAACACTTGGCTACCAATTGGCTGTGTGTGAGGATAGGATCGTTGGCTTGGGGGCGTTTTATAGGCGATTCCACAAGCCATTACACAGTGGGCGGTGGGATTAGCATCACTAAACATGCATGTGAATAGGATAACGATGTTATTACTGGAGTCACGGAAGCAGATGGGACATATTATGGCATGCATGTATATACCTACCTCACATGTTCCTTCTAGCTGCAAAAGTTTGTTCCTCTCTAAGTGTAATTTATTTAGTACCTATAGgacaaaaaaaaagacaaataTTTTGGATCCACCCAACTAAAGTTTAGCTATCTAAAATTTTAAAAGCTAAACTTTAGTCGGCTAAAAGTACTCCTAGCTAAACTTTAGCCAGGGTGTTTGGATCCTCCAGCTCTTTTAGCCGGACCGTTTGGTTGCCTAGCAGCTAAATTTAGTCAGCTAAAGTTTAGTTAGTGGATACAGACAGGTCCTTTATGGGTTTTATTGCAACATTTACAATGTTCTCATTCTGTGAAATGACATACAGATCCCGCGTGATGTCCCTAAATTTCACCAACGCAAATAAACCAATTGGAAGCTTCTTAAATAATTCTTATCCACACCACTGGAGCCCGTTAACGGGGCGCCTCGTTCATTTTGGACGATGCGTCCCAACGACCTTGTTGCTGGATCGATGGAGTAGCATTCTGTCATTGACATAGCGCCTACCCCATTTGAGACGACACTAGCTAGTACTACTGATCTTGTCGGCAGAAACTTAAAGTTGCGTGTATACTATATGGCGCTGGTATATGTTGTAGATCTACAGGTATATACGGCTTATATGCCTTGGTGTCTGGTGATTCCAGCTGTAGAAGTTTATAACTCGCCTGATTCGAGCCTACTAGGTAAGAAGTCGGGGTGCATCCATGTGGTATGCCAGGAGAGCCACGGCATAACCtattcactactagagaacagattttagaacgatgtcccaatttggcattagcctcggcatttttttgcccccaggactaaagaaccctttagtcccggttggtaataccaactgggactaaaggtctctgcccaacggtcgtccgcggggcaggggcctttagtcccggctggtattaccaaccggctggtaataccagccgggactaaagcttttagtcccggtttgggtgatgccccggaaataaagattaatctttagtcctggtttggatccctaaccgggactaataatcccggcctataattcagctcatttctttctccccgatcccgagccattccattcaaactcactgcctctgtttttcagcttgctgttgttcttgctctctccccctccattggtgttgctcttcgattttggaggtaacaaacttaatcctcttatgttttatcagtagcttatctcattttgcgatgtagatgcatgtgtaactttatatgttggactttattatgcttttatatgtcatttttagctcaaaatcacatgatgatttgcatatatgtttggataaacaaaagttaaattagttcatgaaatgagaaacttagaaaatagttagaaaattgtagaaaatccgtactagttgaacttgcggaccgtgttcaagtcggcgagcatgttctctgccgagcggtaacggacgtcaaggaggagctttgattctacgagggagagcggcaacggtcgtggaagaccgtgttccctttctcgtagaatcggagctcttccttggcctaatacggtgccgtccggtggagaaatgctcgccgagttgatcacgtaagcaaggtcaactagtatggatggttatttattgaaacatgtttttgagctataatttgatggatatttgataacttcagacctacaaatgtcatctacaaatgttactatcctcggcaacctaaacgtccgcgagctcaccgatatcgagcaggtcacttagaattattttttccatgaaatgaactacttagaaatcatgcctttttttagaattaaattttccatgaaatgaaaaacttagtaaatagttagaaaattatagaaaatccgtactagttgaacttgcggaccgtgttcagctcggccaacatgttctctgccgagcggtaacggacgtcaagaaggaactttgatgctacgagggagagcggcaacggtcgtggaagaccgtgttccctttctcgtagaatcggagctcttccttggccaagtacggtgccgtccggtggagaaatgctggccgagatgatcacgtaagcaaggtcaactagtacggatggttatttattgaaacatgtgaaatccgtactagttttgtttaaatatatcattttagaaaatatgaaatttacactagtttgcaaaaataagtatagaaagtagatgacaactggtaccggatcatcggcctctcgttcggttgcgaaacgactgaggccagaactccctctcattatctgcggcaagtgtaagcagaagattgtgatggagtaccgagtcaagagacagggacccaacaagggtcgtgttttctacaagtgcccggatcgcgatgtgagtttcttacgcattttatctttatggctaattgacctgcttttcttgaatatttttgactaaatattttttggctttaattacagtgggagggcaatggatgcgatggttggtactgggaggaacattatgctacatacgtgcagaatttgggtgcgcttgaggtagcggctgctgctgatgaggccgtgagccagcaggagaagcttattgatattcaacagaagaatgatttgtctgttttagttgcgtacgatcacgaaataattatgttactgaagtgcattgtagttttagtttgtttagtgatagttgggattgcttatgttgtagccagacttagttaattaatcaaccgtgtgtgtgtcatttatgttgtgtaataaaatactaaattatgttcaaggttttcataatttgtcgtgtaatacagattatgtcacgccattggatatacaatgccgatcgccgctcccaagactttattgagggcttgcactatttcttaggtgtggccgaggcaaataagcgggatggtttcatgtgctgtccatgtgccctatgtaagaatttaaaggaatattcaagctcaatgagtcttcattcacatttgcttaagtcaggtttcatgtcaaactatatatgttggactaagcatggagaaagcgggatcatgatggaagaaggtgaaggagaagatttagacattgatgacattattgctcagtatggtgcctttgatgatactacaatggggggagatgaagaagaggtagcggtagaagatgatctcggtgatgctcttggcgatgccattcgtgatgcacaacaagaatggaaaagtgaaaaagagaaagttaagttcgagcgcatgcttgaggatcataggaagttgctatacccgacggccgaagaggggcaaaaaaagttgggtacaacactggaattgctacagtggaaggcaaaga is part of the Miscanthus floridulus cultivar M001 chromosome 9, ASM1932011v1, whole genome shotgun sequence genome and encodes:
- the LOC136481547 gene encoding abscisic stress-ripening protein 5-like yields the protein MSEEKHHHFLHHHKKDEEQPTGEYGYSETVTAEVVTTGEDEYEKYKKEEKEHKHKQRLGEAGAIAAGAFALYEKHEAKKDPEHAHRHKITEEVAAATAVGAGGYAFHEHHEKKKDHKDAEEASGEKKHHHLFG